The Biomphalaria glabrata chromosome 15, xgBioGlab47.1, whole genome shotgun sequence region cctacactacctccactacctccactacctccactaccacctccactacctccactacctccactacctccactactacctccactacctccactacctccactaccacatccactacctccactacctccactaccacctccactacctccactacctccactaccacctccactacctccactacctccactaccacctccactacctccactacctccactacctccactacctccaccacctccactacctccactacctccactacctccactacctccactaccacttccactacctccactacctccactacctccactaccacctccactacctccaccacctccactacctccactacctccaccacctccactacctccactacctccactacctccactacctccactacctccactacctccactaccacctccactacctccactacctccactacctccactacctacactacctccactacctccactacctccactaccacctccactacctccactacctccactacctccactaccacctccactacctccactacctccactaccacctccactacctccactacctccactaccacctccactacctccactacctccactacctccactacctccactacctccactacctccactacctccaccacctccactacctccactacctccactacctccactacctccactacctccaccacctccactacctctactaccacctccactacctccactaccacctccactacctccactacctccactactacctccactacctccactacctccactaccacctccactacctccactaccacctccactacctccactacctccactatctccactacctccactacctccactaccacctccactacctccactacctccactaccaccttcactacctccactacctccactacctccactacctccactacctccactacctccactaccacctccactacctccactacctccactaccacatccactacctccactacctccactaccacctccactacctccactacctccactaccacctccactacctccactacctccactaccacctccactacctccactacctccactacctccactacctccaccacctccactacctccactacctccactacctccactacctccactaccacttccactacctccactacctccactacctccactaccacctccactacctccaccacctccactacctccactacctccaccacctccactacctccactacctccactacctccactacctccactacctccactacctccactacctccaccacctccactacctacactacctccactacctccactacctccactaccacctccactacctccactacctccactacctccactaccacctccactacctccactacctccactaccacctccactacctccactacctccactaccacctccactacctccactacctccactacctccactacctccactacctccactacctccaccacctccactacctccactacctccactagttccactacctccactacctccactacctccaccacctccactaccaccactaccacctccactacctccactaccacctccactacctccactacctccactactacctccactacctccactacctccactaccacctccactacctccactaccacctccactacctccactacctccactatctccactacctccactacctccactaccacctccactacctccactacctccactaccacctccactacctccactacctccactacctccactacctccactacctccactacctccactaccacctccactacctccactacctccactaccacatccactacctccactacctccactaccacctccactacctccactacctccactaccacctccactacctccactacctccactaccacctccactacctccactacctccactacctccactacctccaccacctccactacctccactacctccactacctccactaccacttccactacctccactacctccactacctccacaaccacctccactacctccaccacctccactacctccactacctccactacctccactacctccactacctccactaccacctccactacctccactacctccactacctccactacctacactacctccactacctccactacctccactaccacctccactacctccactacctccactacctccactaccacctccactacctccactacctccactaccacctccactacctccactacctccactacctccactaccacctccactacctccactacctccactaccacctccactacctccactacctccactaccacctccactacctccactacctccactacctccaccacctccactacctccactacctccactacctccactacctccactacctccactacctccaccacctccactacctccactaccacctccactacctccactaccacctccactacctccactacctccactacctccactacctccactacctccactacctccactacctccaccacctccactacctccactacctccactacctccactacctccactacctccactaccacctccactacctccactacctccactacctccactaccacctccactacctccaccacctccactacctccactacctccaccacctccactacctccactacctccactacctccactacctccactacctccactacctccactacctccactaccacctccactaccttcactacctccactaccacctccactacctccactacctccactacctccactacctccactacctccactacctccactacctccactaccacctccactacctccactacctccactacctccactacctccactacctccactactacctccactacctccactacctccactaccacctccactacctccactaccacctccactacctccactacctccactatctccactacctccactacctccactaccacctccactacctccactacctccactaccacctccactacctccactacctccactacctccactacctccactacctccactacctccactaccacctccactacctccactacctccactaccacatccactacctccactacctccactaccacctccactacctccactacctccactaccacctccactacctccactacctccactaccacctccactacctccactacctccactacctccactacctccactaccacctccactacctccaccacctccactacctccactacctccaccacc contains the following coding sequences:
- the LOC129923218 gene encoding basic proline-rich protein-like, whose protein sequence is PPPLPPLPPLPPLPPLPLPLPPLPPLPPLPPPLPPPPPLPPLPPPPPLPPLPPLPPLPPLPPLPPLPPPLPPLPPLPPLPTLPPLPPLPPLPPPLPPLPPLPPLLPPLPPLPPLPHPLPPLPPLPPPLPPLPPLPPPLPPLPPLPPPLPPLPPLPPLPPPPPLPPLPPLPPLPPLPLPLPPLPPLPPLPPPLPPPPPLPPLPPPPPLPPLPPLPPLPPLPPLPPLPPPLPPLPPLPPLPTLPPLPPLPPLPPPLPPLPPLPPLPPPLPPLPPLPPPLPPLPPLPPPLPPLPPLPPLPPLPPLPPLPPPPPLPPLPPLPPLPPLPPPPPLPLLPPPLPPLPPPPPPLPPPPPLPPLPPPPPLPPLPPLPPLPPLPPLPPLPPPPPLPTLPPLPPLPPLPPPLPPLPPLPPLPPPLPPLPPLPPPLPPLPPLPPPLPPLPPLPPLPPLPPLPPPPPLPPLPPLVPLPPLPPLPPPPPLPPLPPPLPPLPPPLPPLPPLLPPLPPLPPLPPPLPPLPPPLPPL
- the LOC129923179 gene encoding basic proline-rich protein-like encodes the protein LPPPLPPLPPLPHPLPPLPPLPPPLPPLPPLPPPLPPLPPLPPPLPPLPPLPPLPPPPPLPPLPPLPPLPLPLPPLPPLPPQPPPLPPPPPLPPLPPLPPLPPLPPLPPPLPPLPPLPPLPTLPPLPPLPPLPPPLPPLPPLPPLPPPLPPLPPLPPPLPPLPPLPPLPPPLPPLPPLPPPLPPLPPLPPPLPPLPPLPPPPPLPPLPPLPPLPPLPPLPPPPPLPPLPPPLPPLPPPLPPLPPLPPLPPLPPLPPLPPPPPLPPLPPLPPLPPLPPLPPPLPPLPPLPPLPPPLPPPPPLPPLPPPLPPLPPLPPPLPPLPPLPPPLPPLPPLPPLPPLPPPLPPPPPLPPLPPPPPLPPLPPLPPLPPLPPLPPLPPLPPPLPPLPPLPPPLPPLPPLPPLPTLPPLPPLPPLPPPLPPLPPLPPPLPPLPPLPPPLPPLPPLPPLPPLPPLPPLPPLPPPPPLPPLPPLPPLPPPPPLPPLPPPLPPLPPLPPLPPLPPLPPPLPPLPPL